Genomic DNA from Kluyveromyces lactis strain NRRL Y-1140 chromosome C complete sequence:
CTTTGAGACTCTATTAAACAATTGGGAAACTATCTGGACATCTAGTGAATTCATCAGATGTTGGTGGTACCCATACACTAGAAAAGTGGTCTTGTGGAGAGGATCTAAAACTGAGGAACCTTTAACAGCTCCAAGAAAATCTTGGTGGGGAAGCACTTTTGGTCGTTTCATTTATGAATCTTTGATCTGGATCAGTGTGAAAATTTATCCGGCACTAACGCCATACGTCGAATCATTTGTGTTCCACCAACAATATGGCCGTGTCGAAACTTATGGTAGTGGTGATGTTTCTGTGCAAACTTCGATCGCTGGATTGAACATGGACTGCCTATTTTCTCAATTTGTTGACGAATGGGGGTGTCCTCTAAACAATGGACCAGAGGTCTTACGTTCTTTGGACTACTCAATCACTCAAGCGGCACAAAACAAGGAATTCTTTGTTCACGTTCCAGTAGAAGTCCGTTGCTCAAATACAACACTACCTGCTGAAATTCCAGATTACTCTAATAGAACAAAGACATCTGCTGGTCCAGTATTCGGTAACACTTTACGTCCATATCTGGATGCTACTCCACGTCATTTAAGATACGCTCCATTGTCTGACGTTACAAACTCACAGTTGTCATTATACATCAATGCTACAATTTATAGACCATTCGGTAGTAATTCTCCAATTCACAAGTGGTTCACTTTGTTCGAAGACACAATGGGTGCTGCTGGTGGTAAACCTCACTGGGCAAAGAATTTCTTGGGTGCAACTTCTATGGCTGCAGGTAAAGTAAAGGACGAAAAAGACTACGATGATTATGAAATGAGAGGTATGGCTACCAAGATTAAAGAATGGTACGGAGAAGATCTACTGAAGTTCCGCGAAATCAGATCCCAGCAAGATCCGAATAACGTTTTTATGGCTAACAAAGAATGGGCCATTCGTAATGGTATCATTGAACCATAGTTaattttccttcttttgtttaCGCATTTACTTTTCACATACCCCTGCTACCTTTTTATTGAACCGTCAGTCAATACATACTGTCGTTCACTTTTTCCCTTTAGTTACTTTCCCCTTGTATAGAATAATCACCAACTCGAAAGCACAAATGTATCTAGCAGAACTTTGTTTTGAACCAATGAATAAAAATTGGTACCTTTTAATCATTATTAATGCTTAACTTGACTGCAGTTCTGTACTATCTCTGTTTAATCTTTACATCGTTATAATTCAGTGCTTActaaaatattgaaaaattgtttaaaGCTAATAGAGAACATCGAAATTTATGCACATTCCATCGGTTTcctgaagaagagtaaTTCCTTCAAGACGTTTAACCACCTGCATTAGCGTCCACAAAAGCTCACGCATCACAGTAGATACTATGTCAGCAGAGGACGGTTGGaatgttttgaatgaaCCACTTCATGGGATTTATATCCCCTCACTTTTGTTCACCGTTGGTATCATTGTATTCACGGTTATGAgtaatgatttgaaattcttgCTAGGTTTCGTTATTTTGGGCGCTATTTTGGCTTACAGAATGGTTGTTGCACGTAGCCGTTTAAAGTCCATCTACAGTGACAGATGGACTGCTTTGGAGCTTGAGGATCAAACAATTGTCTCTAAGAACACAGCTATCTATCGATTCAAATTAAAGACATCTTTAGAATGCTTGGATATTCCAACAGGCCACCATCTGGCGGTGAGAATTCCGCTTGAAGATAAGGATGAAATCAGATATTACACTCCAATCTCAAATAAATTTGAAACTGGTCATTTTGATATAATGGTAAAGTCTTATGCAGACGGACAAGTGTCGAAATATTTCGCTTCTTTGAGACCTGGACAAACGGTCGATTTTAAAGGACCAGTTGGTAGATTCGCCTACGAGGCTAATTCTTCGAAGCATATCGGTATGATTGCAGGTGGTTCTGGTCTTACTCCTATGTTGCAGGTTTTAAACACCATCATCACAACTCCTACAGATTTGACGAGGGTGACTCTGCTATATGCGAACGAAACGGAAAATGACATTCTATTAAAAGACGaacttgatgaaatttCCGAGAAATATCCAAACTTCTTGGTTCACTATTTAGTCAACCATCCTTCTAGCTCATGGCAGGGAGAAGTTGGTTGGGTTACCAAGGAAATCATGTCAAAATACCTTCCAGACCCTTCTGCTGAAAATAGATTATTGATTTGCGGTAAACcagaaatgaagaaaaccTTACTTAAGTACGCCGAAGAATTGGGCTGGCCAAAAGGTATCTTGAAATCGAATCCTGATGATCAAGTCTTTGTCTTCTGAATCTGTATAATAATATTCTatagaagaaaaaaaacgTTCATATTTATAGAGTTTACATTCGAGTCAAACTAGTTGTTCATATTACTCAAAGATAGTGCAATAGCTAAAGCTAGTTCCTCATCATTCTCTTCACTCCCCTGAATGTTACTGGCTGTTGAGGCATGCAATTCGTCAATCAATTCGATTTGTCTTCTTGTTTCCTCATCAAGCGATTCCGTATCGCTGACACTTTCTCGTTCGTAAACATGATCTAGCGTACCGATTGGTGTTTTTTGAGTCCTTTCCCTTCGCTTCTCtgctcttctttcttgagTTTCACTGTCTTGTAATGCTTTTAAGAAGTCGACGTCAATTTCGTCATCGTCGATGAATTGATTCGTAGTGCTATTAGATTCCTGTGAACCCAATAAATGATCTTCAGGGTTCAAAGATGACAATTGCGAAGATGAGCCTTTTGATTCCATGAGAGCAATCTGAAATTGCACCTCCTCGTCATCAATATCACCGacaaacttctttttcaatttgtcCATATAATTACGATCAGTAATCCGTTTCTGctcttcgtcatcataCATTTTTAATTGCTGCTGCAAGTTTTCGTTCCATTTATTGCTACGTGCTCTATTGCCGCCGcgtttcttctttgaatggTCACCAATTGAAACGTACTGATAGTAGTAGAGAGTGCTTTCCTTCCCGACCAATATTTGTCCATGGGAAATGTTTAAAAACTCTGGATAATGCTCTGAGTTTCGAATTACTCTAATTTCATTCCCCGTCATTACATCGTACACTCCAATCATGCCGCTGAAGGCGCAAACAACTACCAGATTATTGATTTGACATGTTACCCAGCTTTCATGTAAACTAACTGTAGACTGACATTCTAAATCAACACCAGGCATTCTGATGTTAATGGTGCTTACATTTTTATCTTCCGTTAATACTGCAATGTAACAACCATCTCCACCGGCTAAGCTGAGGTCACGCTCTTTTTTAGCAGTAGCCTCATCGATTGAAACCTCTTGGATAGCAGAGAGAAAAAACATAGGTCTCGTTCTCCCGAAATCCTTCCCAATATCGATAGAGATCACATagatttcaaataaagTAGCTACTACAATATTCCTACCACCAAAATCAACCTTTGTTACCTTACAATTCGAAAAGTCTGTACCAATTTTAGCTATTAGATCGATGGAGTGTACTTCTTCCATTGATTTGATGACGTAGATGGTTTCTAAGTCAATGGCAATGGTAGTATTTTTATGAACATGAAGATCGGCAATTGGATGagaagatatcttcatctttttctctttttgGGTGTTACGCCACCATATCACCTCTCCAGATTCGTCTCCACTTACACAAACGTCGTCTGGAGAATCTTGGTACGCTGTTGTAACAATCGCAGTAACTGCTGAGTAATGCCTATCGTCAAACTCCGTGACAGGGGAAAGATATGATTTATTTGTAAGTAATTTCCCAAATACTCTCCCGTCATACCTTCCGAATACTACAGCATTAATGTTGAAATGCCTTGCTGACGTCCCATGTGGCGTGGTACACTGAATATACGCAACCCTAtctttcttcctttttttttgtaacTGTAAAAAGGTGACCATGCCCTCGTTATAACAAGCACATCTAGGGAAATCGAACACAACGCGTGAAATATCTTGCGGCTGTTGCGATACATCATGTGTTATTGTATATTTAGTTTTCGTAGCTCGATTATGCCTCCATTCATTCAAAGCcatgtttcttttgatgTATTCCATACTATAAAGATTCGAACGTGAGAAAGATGGAAACCATAAGGTGTTGTGTCTCTGCAAAAATaagttcttccaaagttcCTCATCATGTACAATTCGATCGAATAATTTACACGTTTGTTCTAATGATCTGAAATCAGAGTCATCAAGATGACTAAATATATTCACCAATACCTCAACCGGTAAGGAAGATAAAGAAGGCCTACTCATCCAGCACCTGTTGAAATTAAGTCACTATCGAAACCCCTCTAAAAAGACCAGCCGAAACTTGATCTTTGgttatcttcttctctatTTGAGTCTATATTGATGAGATACGTTAATAAATCGTAAAACCTTTAAATATACTCAAAAGTTTTACTATGAACTAGCGatatgatgaagaaaaaatatggTATGtgcaaaaaaagaatggttCCTAGCGGGATCGAACCGCTGATCCCCGCGTTATTAGCACGGTGCCTTAACCAACTGGGCCAAGGAACCAATTTGTGGTTGTGGGAGCGAAAAAGGCAATCCATGACGAAAATTGTGGATCACGTGCCTGGAGCCATTAATAAAACCTAGCTGAACACGGTTTATCATGAAAAACCTTTGATTAATGACACCGATGTTGAAGATGCTCTTAATACTACAAGATGCTGTTCGATCGTAATGACAAGAACCGTACAATATGGGTTTGAGTTTAGATTTGTCgagaagaaaatgcttGAATTGCTAATTATATGTACATATTTCCTACATCTATAACTGAGTCCATGAGTAGAAAAATGAGCTCTTGGGTATCGTCAATCGCATTTCTTGCAGCGTTACGCAAACTTGATAGGTTCGAAGATCAAATGGTGCCTTCATTGTGGATGAATTGTAGTTTGCTGATTGTATAGCAGAGTCTTCTGTGAATCTGACAGAAATCGCACCTCTCTCAGTGATAAGCTCTTGGTTTGCCAAGTTTTCCCATACATTCTTCATGTCGTGTTTAGTCCACATTTTGAACCTATCAGCGAAGGTGGTCTTATGAATCTTCCCCAATTTAGAAAATTCTTCATGTACCAAAGTCAAATTGATATGTTCGTCATTCTTTAAAGCCACTCTACAAGCAGATATCAAAATAGCTAACTCTAAATCAGATAGTGACAAGATCTTAGCTGAAATTGAATCTAAGAGTTGATTCGCCAAGtacttttttattttgcTGCATGTTTTGATGCTCTCAACTAGTTCAGAATATGTTTTAGACAAGGCAACTGTGGGAAATATGGCGTTTTGTAATAGTTGTATATCTTTGAAGTTCTCGTAGTTCTGACGCAGAATACGAGAAATCTCTGAATCGTCATTTTTTAAAGTCTCATCCAAGAACTGGTTCCATCGAAGCTGATCAGGAATTGTTGAATCATCCACCTCTAAGAGCTCTTTGAATACATGCTTGAATTGATCATAATCCGAGATTGATGGCATATATATGATTCGCTGAGAAAACCGGGATTTCACTCtgttttcaagaaattgcaTGATTGCCAACTTTGTAGTAAGACCAAGAACACAAACTGGTATCCTTGAAGTCTCTACTAGGTCAAATAAATTATACAAAAGTGTCTGTCTCACTGGTCCAGCAAAtttgtcaatttcatcaaatatgAACACTAGCGTTACGTGCTctgatttttctttctgtgAGTGTACACCCTTTAGAGGAGTCACAGTAAATGAGTCCAACAATCTTAGAATGTTATCAAAGACTTCTGTCAAAGTACCTTCAGATAAACCTAATTCTTCTGCTTTAACtttttttgatgaattaaCGTTTCTGTTTGCAAGTTCGAATTCTAATTGTTCAGCAATACTGTTAATTGCAGAGTTTTCCGAATGTAAAGAGCCATTTAAGTTGATAACAATGAATTGTTCGTTGTGTGTCGATCTTAAAGCCTCCAAATGATGCTTTATTATCATATCTTTATAATTGGATCGAGGACCGATGAGTATGGCCGAATgactttctttttgaatgatgCATTGTCGAAGAAGCTTGTCAACTTGAGTTGAAGTGTTTTCCAAAAAGTCGGGTATCTTAGTTTCCTTAAACCCAAGAGTGCCATTTAGTTTTCTTGTCAAGTAGTGCTTCATTCTCTTAAATGTCTTTGTTTCTGGTGTCTTATTTATACCAAACAAAGGAATTGGTTGTGCTGCAGTATCTTCAGTACGTGTTTTTTTGGTAACA
This window encodes:
- the UFO1 gene encoding SCF ubiquitin ligase complex subunit UFO1 (similar to uniprot|Q04511 Saccharomyces cerevisiae YML088W UFO1 F-box receptor protein subunit of the Skp1-Cdc53-F-box receptor (SCF) E3 ubiquitin ligase complex binds to phosphorylated Ho endonuclease allowing its ubiquitylation by SCF and subsequent degradation), encoding MSRPSLSSLPVEVLVNIFSHLDDSDFRSLEQTCKLFDRIVHDEELWKNLFLQRHNTLWFPSFSRSNLYSMEYIKRNMALNEWRHNRATKTKYTITHDVSQQPQDISRVVFDFPRCACYNEGMVTFLQLQKKRKKDRVAYIQCTTPHGTSARHFNINAVVFGRYDGRVFGKLLTNKSYLSPVTEFDDRHYSAVTAIVTTAYQDSPDDVCVSGDESGEVIWWRNTQKEKKMKISSHPIADLHVHKNTTIAIDLETIYVIKSMEEVHSIDLIAKIGTDFSNCKVTKVDFGGRNIVVATLFEIYVISIDIGKDFGRTRPMFFLSAIQEVSIDEATAKKERDLSLAGGDGCYIAVLTEDKNVSTINIRMPGVDLECQSTVSLHESWVTCQINNLVVVCAFSGMIGVYDVMTGNEIRVIRNSEHYPEFLNISHGQILVGKESTLYYYQYVSIGDHSKKKRGGNRARSNKWNENLQQQLKMYDDEEQKRITDRNYMDKLKKKFVGDIDDEEVQFQIALMESKGSSSQLSSLNPEDHLLGSQESNSTTNQFIDDDEIDVDFLKALQDSETQERRAEKRRERTQKTPIGTLDHVYERESVSDTESLDEETRRQIELIDELHASTASNIQGSEENDEELALAIALSLSNMNN
- the ALO1 gene encoding D-arabinono-1,4-lactone oxidase (highly similar to uniprot|P54783 Saccharomyces cerevisiae YML086C ALO1 D-Arabinono-1 4-lactone oxidase catalyzes the final step in biosynthesis of D-erythroascorbic acid which is protective against oxidative stress), with translation MSFDLVAGNARSNFVFKNWAGIYSCRPQLYFQPNSIDEVVQIVKAAIEQGKTIVTVGSGHSPSDMCVTDQWLMNLDNLNSVVEFKENKEELYADVTVEAGLRIYQLSEILAEKGYAIQNLGSISEQSVAGIISTGTHGSSPYHGLVSSQYVNLTIVNGKGEVVFLDSENSPEVFRAATLSLGKIGIIVKATIRVIPEFNIKSTQEVIHFETLLNNWETIWTSSEFIRCWWYPYTRKVVLWRGSKTEEPLTAPRKSWWGSTFGRFIYESLIWISVKIYPALTPYVESFVFHQQYGRVETYGSGDVSVQTSIAGLNMDCLFSQFVDEWGCPLNNGPEVLRSLDYSITQAAQNKEFFVHVPVEVRCSNTTLPAEIPDYSNRTKTSAGPVFGNTLRPYLDATPRHLRYAPLSDVTNSQLSLYINATIYRPFGSNSPIHKWFTLFEDTMGAAGGKPHWAKNFLGATSMAAGKVKDEKDYDDYEMRGMATKIKEWYGEDLLKFREIRSQQDPNNVFMANKEWAIRNGIIEP
- a CDS encoding cytochrome b5 reductase family protein (similar to uniprot|Q12746 Saccharomyces cerevisiae YML125C Protein required for cell viability) is translated as MSAEDGWNVLNEPLHGIYIPSLLFTVGIIVFTVMSNDLKFLLGFVILGAILAYRMVVARSRLKSIYSDRWTALELEDQTIVSKNTAIYRFKLKTSLECLDIPTGHHLAVRIPLEDKDEIRYYTPISNKFETGHFDIMVKSYADGQVSKYFASLRPGQTVDFKGPVGRFAYEANSSKHIGMIAGGSGLTPMLQVLNTIITTPTDLTRVTLLYANETENDILLKDELDEISEKYPNFLVHYLVNHPSSSWQGEVGWVTKEIMSKYLPDPSAENRLLICGKPEMKKTLLKYAEELGWPKGILKSNPDDQVFVF
- the ORC4 gene encoding origin recognition complex subunit 4 (similar to uniprot|P54791 Saccharomyces cerevisiae YPR162C ORC4 Subunit of the origin recognition complex which directs DNA replication by binding to replication origins and is also involved in transcriptional silencing), translated to MDDLESEFGPIRKSVHKVNADEIIDDVKLDGKIKKIKLQRPVKRSSIGASNDSELDTAVVTKKTRTEDTAAQPIPLFGINKTPETKTFKRMKHYLTRKLNGTLGFKETKIPDFLENTSTQVDKLLRQCIIQKESHSAILIGPRSNYKDMIIKHHLEALRSTHNEQFIVINLNGSLHSENSAINSIAEQLEFELANRNVNSSKKVKAEELGLSEGTLTEVFDNILRLLDSFTVTPLKGVHSQKEKSEHVTLVFIFDEIDKFAGPVRQTLLYNLFDLVETSRIPVCVLGLTTKLAIMQFLENRVKSRFSQRIIYMPSISDYDQFKHVFKELLEVDDSTIPDQLRWNQFLDETLKNDDSEISRILRQNYENFKDIQLLQNAIFPTVALSKTYSELVESIKTCSKIKKYLANQLLDSISAKILSLSDLELAILISACRVALKNDEHINLTLVHEEFSKLGKIHKTTFADRFKMWTKHDMKNVWENLANQELITERGAISVRFTEDSAIQSANYNSSTMKAPFDLRTYQVCVTLQEMRLTIPKSSFFYSWTQL